The Algoriphagus sp. TR-M9 genome has a window encoding:
- a CDS encoding glutamine--tRNA ligase/YqeY domain fusion protein gives MTEEHASLNFIEQIIADDLAAGFDPNKLRFRFPPEPNGYLHIGHAASICLNFGLGEQHNAPVNLRFDDTNPSKEEQEYVDAIKYDIQWLGFKWAKECYSSDYFQQMYDWAIQLIKEGKAYVDEQSAEAMAEQKGTPTTPGVPSPYRDRSVEENLDLFERMKEGEFEQGSYVLRAKIDMASPNMLMRDPLIYRIVRKAHHRTGTAWCIYPMYDWAHGESDYIEQVSHSLCTLEFKMHRELYDWFLDQIYDPSLLRPKQREFARRNLSYTVMSKRKLLELVQSKTVSGWDDPRMPTISGLRRRGYTPESIRKFSEVSGISKRDSVTDVSLLEYCIREDLNKTATRVMAVLDPVKLVITNYPAGKTELLTAENNPEDPNSGTHELPFSGELYIEREDFKEEAGNKFFRLTLGNEVRLKSAYIIKGESVVKDAAGNITEIHCTADLDSRSGSGTEASTRKVKGTLHWVSIQHAIKAEVREYDRLFLDEAPDSHEDKSFMDFINPESLKVIKEAYLEPFLQGASMEDKFQFQRLGYFTLDKDSKAEHLVFNKTVGLRDSWAKQQPAPAQKNQAAKQPNQGGGQAQGQRSAINEIQKIAKKYTNLSGDKLAAARATIAKLAEEVSYEELEPLFNTAAKKVGTRIGVMIALGVLLSKGQERTTEAEAFIAAGLADGNEELAGEAAKL, from the coding sequence ATGACTGAAGAACACGCCTCACTGAATTTTATAGAACAAATCATTGCTGATGACCTGGCTGCAGGTTTTGACCCGAACAAACTTCGATTCAGATTTCCACCTGAGCCCAACGGCTATCTGCATATAGGACATGCAGCTTCGATATGCCTGAATTTCGGCCTGGGCGAGCAGCACAATGCCCCGGTAAATCTTCGTTTTGATGATACCAACCCCAGCAAGGAAGAGCAGGAATATGTGGACGCTATCAAATATGATATCCAATGGCTAGGTTTTAAATGGGCCAAAGAATGCTATTCCTCAGACTACTTTCAGCAGATGTATGACTGGGCTATCCAGCTGATCAAAGAGGGAAAAGCCTATGTAGATGAGCAGTCTGCCGAAGCTATGGCTGAGCAAAAAGGCACCCCTACTACCCCAGGAGTTCCTAGCCCTTATAGGGATAGATCGGTGGAAGAAAATCTGGATCTTTTTGAGCGCATGAAGGAAGGGGAATTTGAGCAGGGTTCCTATGTGCTTCGGGCGAAAATAGACATGGCCTCTCCTAATATGCTAATGCGTGATCCGCTGATCTACAGGATTGTAAGAAAAGCACATCACCGTACCGGTACAGCGTGGTGCATTTACCCTATGTACGACTGGGCCCATGGAGAATCAGACTATATAGAGCAGGTTTCGCACTCCCTATGTACCTTGGAATTCAAGATGCACCGGGAGCTTTACGACTGGTTTTTAGATCAGATTTATGATCCTTCTTTGCTGCGACCAAAGCAAAGGGAATTTGCTCGTAGAAACCTAAGCTATACCGTGATGAGCAAAAGAAAACTGCTCGAATTAGTACAAAGTAAAACGGTCTCGGGCTGGGATGATCCACGCATGCCGACCATCTCCGGACTGAGAAGAAGGGGCTACACGCCAGAATCCATCCGTAAATTCTCAGAGGTTTCTGGGATCTCCAAGCGGGATTCTGTCACGGATGTCTCTCTGCTGGAATACTGCATCAGGGAGGACCTGAACAAAACTGCTACTCGGGTAATGGCTGTGCTGGATCCGGTGAAGCTGGTCATCACCAATTATCCGGCAGGGAAAACTGAGCTCTTAACTGCTGAAAATAACCCTGAGGATCCGAATTCGGGAACACATGAGTTGCCATTCAGTGGTGAACTATACATAGAAAGAGAAGACTTCAAAGAAGAGGCCGGAAACAAATTTTTCCGTTTGACACTGGGAAATGAGGTAAGACTGAAAAGTGCCTATATCATCAAAGGTGAATCAGTGGTAAAGGATGCTGCAGGAAATATCACCGAGATTCATTGTACAGCTGACTTGGATTCAAGATCTGGATCAGGGACAGAAGCAAGCACCAGAAAGGTAAAGGGAACATTGCACTGGGTTTCCATTCAGCACGCCATCAAGGCGGAAGTTCGAGAGTACGATCGTTTGTTTCTAGATGAAGCTCCGGACAGTCATGAGGACAAAAGCTTTATGGATTTTATAAACCCAGAATCCTTGAAAGTGATCAAAGAAGCTTATTTGGAGCCATTTCTGCAAGGTGCCTCCATGGAGGACAAGTTTCAGTTCCAACGCTTAGGCTACTTCACTTTGGATAAGGACTCCAAAGCTGAGCACCTGGTATTCAACAAAACCGTAGGATTAAGAGATTCATGGGCTAAGCAGCAGCCTGCTCCCGCCCAAAAGAATCAGGCCGCTAAACAACCCAACCAAGGCGGTGGACAGGCGCAGGGACAGCGAAGCGCCATCAATGAGATTCAAAAGATTGCCAAAAAGTACACCAATCTCTCTGGTGATAAACTAGCTGCCGCAAGAGCGACTATTGCCAAGCTAGCTGAAGAGGTGTCCTATGAAGAATTGGAGCCACTTTTCAATACGGCGGCCAAAAAGGTAGGTACGAGAATCGGGGTGATGATTGCCCTGGGGGTCTTACTGAGCAAAGGGCAGGAAAGAACTACTGAAGCGGAAGCCTTTATAGCGGCTGGTTTAGCGGATGGTAATGAAGAACTAGCAGGAGAAGCTGCAAAGCTTTGA
- a CDS encoding GH3 auxin-responsive promoter family protein, producing the protein MAIIGKLVKAGLDITSILTSAEESPQHSQEKQLRELLEQAKETAFGKYYGFAEILKADDPVSAFRREVPIFNYEQMHAQWWCRQEKLADITWPGKPDFFARSSGTTGKSSKRIPITEEFLGSMKSVGTSMINSLHDFDFPETLFESEILMLSSSASLEHNEQGFEEGEISGINVSNFPDWYDIFYRPGKDIAAISDWDERVNAIAEQAPEWNIGAIAGIPSWVLLMLKRIIERHQLQTIHDIWPNFQVYASGGVAFETYREDFEALCQKPITILDTYLASEGFIAYTSRPETMAMKLALHHGYFFEFIPFDHRGVNERGELLSEPMVLGIEEVELEQEYALVLSSCAGAWRYVIGDVIRFESLAPPQIKITGRTKFFLNVVGSQLSEEKMDTAILELAERMGKTINEYMVSALKNEAGDYIHQWVLVTDLESKGLAGQLDELLKSANKNYAVARTKALKGIDVKVISKAQYTAFLAQTNQKGGQTKTPKVMKPEKMRSLLDFIS; encoded by the coding sequence ATGGCCATCATAGGAAAGCTGGTAAAAGCAGGACTAGACATTACTTCAATCCTCACTTCCGCGGAAGAAAGCCCGCAGCATTCGCAAGAAAAACAGTTGAGAGAACTCTTGGAACAGGCAAAAGAAACTGCATTTGGGAAGTATTATGGTTTTGCAGAAATTCTGAAAGCTGATGATCCTGTTTCAGCCTTCAGAAGAGAGGTTCCCATTTTCAATTATGAGCAGATGCATGCGCAATGGTGGTGCAGGCAGGAAAAACTAGCGGATATCACTTGGCCCGGAAAGCCGGATTTCTTTGCACGAAGCAGTGGAACTACCGGTAAAAGCAGCAAGCGAATTCCAATTACGGAGGAGTTTTTGGGGTCCATGAAATCGGTGGGTACATCCATGATCAATTCCTTGCATGATTTTGATTTCCCGGAGACACTATTTGAATCAGAAATTTTAATGCTGAGTAGTTCGGCTAGTTTGGAACACAACGAACAGGGTTTCGAGGAAGGTGAAATCTCCGGTATCAACGTGAGTAATTTCCCCGATTGGTATGACATTTTCTACAGACCGGGAAAAGACATCGCAGCCATTTCCGATTGGGATGAGCGAGTAAACGCCATTGCCGAGCAAGCTCCTGAGTGGAATATTGGAGCTATTGCCGGGATTCCTTCCTGGGTTTTACTGATGCTAAAGCGCATCATCGAGCGGCATCAATTGCAGACTATACATGATATCTGGCCTAATTTTCAAGTTTATGCCTCAGGTGGAGTTGCCTTTGAAACTTACCGGGAGGACTTTGAAGCGCTATGTCAAAAACCAATAACTATTCTGGATACTTATTTGGCCTCTGAGGGATTTATAGCCTATACAAGCAGGCCGGAAACCATGGCTATGAAATTGGCACTACACCATGGGTACTTTTTCGAATTTATTCCATTTGACCATCGTGGCGTAAATGAAAGAGGAGAGCTGCTGAGCGAACCGATGGTCTTGGGCATAGAGGAGGTAGAGTTGGAGCAGGAATATGCGCTTGTGCTGAGTTCTTGTGCAGGTGCCTGGAGATATGTGATCGGGGATGTGATTCGCTTTGAAAGCTTGGCTCCGCCACAAATCAAAATTACCGGAAGGACCAAATTCTTCCTGAACGTGGTAGGGTCTCAGCTTTCCGAAGAAAAGATGGATACGGCCATTTTGGAACTGGCAGAAAGAATGGGTAAAACCATCAATGAATACATGGTCTCCGCCTTGAAAAATGAGGCCGGAGATTACATCCATCAATGGGTGTTGGTGACTGACCTGGAGTCAAAGGGTTTGGCCGGTCAATTGGATGAACTACTGAAGTCTGCCAATAAAAATTACGCTGTAGCCCGTACAAAAGCCCTGAAAGGAATAGATGTAAAAGTCATCTCAAAGGCTCAATACACAGCTTTTTTGGCTCAAACCAACCAAAAAGGCGGGCAGACTAAAACTCCTAAGGTCATGAAGCCTGAGAAGATGAGAAGCTTACTTGACTTTATAAGTTAA
- a CDS encoding M48 family metalloprotease gives MQFKYKILAGALTLLLIGLFSYYIKNSSSPATDSPSFSEGINQKVKTAFLKVWQNYSELHSYSFELVQKHLSASTMEARPVIDLGDLFSNKRRYRINVAEKVLDSGDLLISDLPERVLEGWFAHELGHIIDYENHSNLGMVVYGIRYSLSDEYKRQREHEADSIAIRHGFRAEIVATKKYLLHNDFISPTYQAQLKKYYMSVRGAELCPDERIPVLPEVNL, from the coding sequence ATGCAATTCAAATACAAAATCTTAGCGGGAGCACTGACCTTACTATTAATAGGGCTGTTTTCATATTATATCAAAAACAGTTCATCTCCCGCCACCGACTCACCATCATTCTCTGAAGGAATAAACCAAAAAGTTAAAACGGCTTTCTTAAAAGTTTGGCAGAATTACTCGGAGCTCCATTCCTATAGTTTCGAACTGGTGCAGAAGCATCTCAGCGCATCCACTATGGAAGCTAGACCTGTGATAGATTTAGGCGACCTATTCAGCAATAAACGCAGGTATAGGATCAATGTAGCTGAGAAAGTACTGGATTCAGGTGATCTGTTGATCAGCGATTTGCCCGAGCGGGTCTTAGAGGGATGGTTTGCTCACGAACTCGGTCATATCATAGACTATGAAAACCACTCTAACTTGGGTATGGTAGTTTACGGAATACGTTATTCTCTTTCAGATGAATACAAAAGGCAGCGAGAACATGAAGCAGATAGCATTGCCATCAGGCATGGGTTTAGAGCGGAGATTGTCGCCACGAAGAAATACCTGCTCCACAATGATTTCATCTCCCCTACTTACCAGGCACAACTCAAGAAATATTACATGTCTGTACGCGGTGCCGAACTATGTCCAGATGAACGTATTCCGGTATTGCCTGAGGTTAACTTATAA
- a CDS encoding serine hydrolase domain-containing protein: MQKLILSFFLITSVISLGIAKQDLIQAKPSALGFDEDYINLKVDSIMQMGIDSLAFPGAQVLVAKNDTVIFHKAYGYHTYDKLQPVALNDLYDLASVTKIAGPLPALMKLVDEGKLDLDAPFSNYWKPWRNRKDKKDLSLREILAHQAGLVPYIVFLDKVVKKNGKIKKRLVHQSSGKRFQRQVYDGLFIKDKFERKMNRIIKRSKVSDEKKYLYSGLTFLIFPSLIEQLTGTAYQSYLEENFYQPLGAHTLGYLPQGKNYVNHIVPTEVDSLFRKTLVKGWVHDENAALKGGVSGNAGLFATADDLAKLMLFYQNYGEVDGVQLISAKTVKEFTEVQFPANENRRGLGFDKPYLDNTELPLAEAYPSPLASPTSFGHSGFTGTFVWADPEKKLTFIFLSNRVYPSRDHRKLYSLKIREAIQDVFYRGEAKL, translated from the coding sequence ATGCAAAAATTAATCCTTTCGTTTTTCCTCATTACATCAGTAATATCACTAGGTATTGCGAAGCAGGATCTGATCCAAGCCAAGCCATCTGCCTTAGGGTTTGATGAAGATTACATCAACCTAAAGGTGGATTCTATTATGCAAATGGGCATAGACAGTTTGGCATTTCCGGGAGCACAGGTTTTAGTGGCAAAAAACGACACGGTAATTTTTCACAAAGCTTACGGATACCATACTTACGACAAGCTTCAGCCGGTCGCTTTGAATGACTTATACGATTTGGCATCTGTGACCAAAATTGCCGGGCCATTGCCTGCTTTGATGAAGTTAGTGGACGAAGGAAAGCTTGATCTAGACGCACCATTTAGCAACTATTGGAAGCCCTGGAGAAACCGAAAGGACAAAAAAGACCTAAGTCTCCGGGAGATTTTGGCGCATCAGGCAGGATTGGTTCCGTACATCGTATTCCTGGATAAAGTGGTTAAGAAAAATGGCAAAATCAAAAAGCGCTTGGTCCATCAATCTTCCGGCAAAAGATTCCAAAGACAAGTGTACGACGGGCTTTTTATCAAGGATAAGTTCGAACGGAAAATGAACAGGATCATCAAGCGCTCCAAAGTATCGGATGAAAAGAAATACCTGTACTCTGGCCTCACATTCCTGATTTTTCCTAGTTTGATCGAGCAACTGACTGGGACAGCATACCAAAGCTATTTGGAGGAGAATTTCTATCAGCCCCTAGGTGCCCATACCTTGGGGTATTTACCTCAGGGCAAAAATTATGTAAACCACATTGTGCCTACCGAGGTGGATTCCCTATTTAGAAAAACCTTGGTAAAAGGATGGGTTCATGATGAAAACGCTGCTTTAAAAGGAGGAGTTTCGGGCAATGCAGGTTTATTTGCCACGGCTGATGACCTAGCCAAACTGATGCTCTTTTACCAAAATTATGGCGAAGTCGATGGAGTGCAACTTATCTCCGCCAAAACGGTGAAAGAGTTTACCGAAGTACAATTTCCTGCAAACGAAAACCGCCGTGGACTGGGATTTGACAAGCCCTATTTGGATAATACTGAGCTGCCCTTAGCGGAAGCTTATCCTTCACCATTGGCCAGCCCAACAAGTTTTGGTCACTCTGGATTTACGGGGACTTTTGTGTGGGCCGATCCGGAGAAAAAACTCACTTTTATCTTTCTGTCCAATCGGGTTTATCCATCCAGAGACCATCGAAAGTTGTATAGTTTGAAGATTCGGGAGGCCATTCAGGATGTTTTTTATAGGGGGGAAGCAAAGCTTTGA
- a CDS encoding sulfite exporter TauE/SafE family protein — translation MFLSIASEISTTSWILSFLAAFVIGLSKAGIKGIAIINVTFMAIAFEAKQSTGIVLPLLVVADVFAVIYYNRHTQWKYVAKFLPWMILGILLGSWFGMDLPEQAFKICMAIIIFLTIAFIVWWDSKKVKKVPTHWAFASGVGTLAGFTTMVGNLAGPISNIYFLAMRLPKNHFIGTAAWLFLIINVFKLPFHFFIWNTISTQTLLLDLKLIPGIILGFILGIKIVKMINEAFFRKMILVLTALGAVIILFK, via the coding sequence ATGTTTTTATCCATTGCCTCAGAGATCAGTACCACTTCATGGATTTTGAGTTTTTTAGCAGCTTTTGTTATCGGCCTGTCCAAAGCCGGAATCAAAGGCATCGCCATTATCAATGTGACTTTTATGGCGATTGCTTTCGAAGCTAAGCAATCTACCGGCATCGTACTGCCACTTTTGGTGGTGGCAGATGTGTTTGCGGTGATCTATTACAACAGACATACCCAATGGAAATACGTGGCCAAATTCCTTCCCTGGATGATTCTGGGTATACTTTTGGGCAGTTGGTTTGGGATGGATCTCCCTGAACAAGCCTTTAAAATCTGCATGGCCATCATCATCTTTCTGACCATAGCCTTTATCGTTTGGTGGGACAGTAAAAAAGTGAAAAAAGTACCTACCCACTGGGCTTTTGCAAGCGGTGTGGGGACTTTGGCAGGCTTTACCACCATGGTCGGCAACTTGGCCGGTCCCATCTCTAACATTTACTTTTTAGCTATGCGATTGCCGAAAAACCACTTTATAGGTACTGCAGCCTGGCTTTTTCTCATCATCAATGTGTTCAAATTACCCTTTCATTTCTTTATATGGAACACTATTTCCACCCAGACCCTCCTACTCGATCTGAAACTGATTCCTGGAATTATTCTCGGGTTTATTTTGGGAATCAAAATCGTCAAAATGATTAACGAGGCCTTTTTTAGAAAAATGATTTTGGTCCTGACGGCTCTGGGAGCTGTGATTATTCTGTTTAAGTAA
- the greB gene encoding transcription elongation factor GreB: MRRKIPESTLPKLNRSQLITPEGLQKLKEEHDHLWRVERPDVTAKVAWAASLGDRSENADYHYNKKRLREIDNRLRYLRKCIDDFKVIDYHPNQEGKVNFGAWVEIKNEKKGLQNRFRIVGYEELIGNKDYISMDSPMAKSLLGKAVGDEVIVKTKLGDFVWKILKIEYQK, encoded by the coding sequence ATGAGGCGAAAAATTCCTGAATCAACGCTACCCAAACTCAACCGCTCACAATTGATTACTCCTGAAGGCTTGCAAAAGTTAAAGGAAGAACATGATCACCTGTGGCGAGTGGAACGTCCAGACGTGACCGCTAAGGTGGCATGGGCCGCCAGTTTGGGAGATCGATCAGAAAATGCCGATTACCATTACAACAAAAAGCGTCTTCGTGAAATTGATAATCGCCTACGCTATTTGCGGAAGTGTATCGATGATTTTAAGGTGATTGATTACCACCCCAACCAGGAAGGGAAAGTGAATTTTGGTGCTTGGGTAGAAATTAAAAACGAAAAGAAAGGTCTTCAAAACCGTTTTCGTATTGTGGGTTACGAAGAACTCATCGGTAATAAGGATTATATCTCTATGGACTCCCCTATGGCGAAATCGCTTCTTGGTAAAGCCGTTGGAGATGAGGTGATAGTAAAAACCAAATTGGGTGATTTTGTATGGAAAATTCTTAAAATAGAGTATCAAAAATAG
- a CDS encoding helix-turn-helix domain-containing protein — protein sequence MNRIKAVLEEKGIKQTWLAEKLEKSYNMVNSYVQNRRQPSLDDLIKIADILDVDVRELMVQTKK from the coding sequence ATGAACCGCATTAAAGCAGTTTTAGAAGAAAAGGGAATAAAGCAAACTTGGTTAGCTGAAAAGCTGGAAAAGAGCTATAACATGGTAAATAGCTATGTCCAGAATAGGAGGCAGCCAAGCCTAGATGATTTGATAAAGATCGCAGATATTCTAGATGTTGATGTGAGAGAATTAATGGTGCAGACAAAGAAGTAA
- a CDS encoding N-6 DNA methylase, with amino-acid sequence MTNEQLKELEDKLWDSANALRAYGGLKASDYAVPVLGLIFLKFAENKYSQYESDILDEYQKSKGTRMEQPIQKIALAKCGFYLPDNARFNYLLNLPGEDSMAKALREAMEGIEKHQDAKFQDVLPKEAYFDIEKKKKDILPQLLKAFSDIPQDASGDVFGKIYEYFLGKFAMSEGQKGGEFFTPTSVVRFIVEVIEPYKGKIFDPACGSGGMFVQSAHFLQHENHDLSDIYVCGQEYMGETVRLAKMNLMVNNLRGEIIETNSYEEDPHESFGKFDYVMANPPFNVKSVKESTVKGDKRFYHYGLPKNQGKKEDKISDANYLWISLFATSLNKTGRAGFVMPNSASDARNSEYEIRKKIVDSGIVDCMVSMPSNMFFTVTLPATLWFFDKQKVNTGRKDKILFLDARNVYRQIDRAHREWTEEHQQNLAAIVRLYRGETDRFLELIHNYIIDADEAIKAVSPAKAELEKVLEKLSKGLKAYAEETKNEKRTPAKKQALEEADFYNKLAEWERSKPENINQKALSQPLEETPQENAAQHQASEYLKALIVQYKNEGDALKKDVNSLSELWKLADKHAKLKNDKAWTTKDLIRADKVLEAKLEPYSEAVAQTTYWYENIHWLQKRFPDAKYQDVIGLCKMADRSEYAEEQDYSLNAGRYVGVEIEADNMTEEEFRKKVTGKLIELDDLNKKSHGIEKQIYSSLKSVLNA; translated from the coding sequence ATGACAAACGAACAACTCAAGGAATTAGAAGATAAGTTATGGGATTCGGCCAATGCTTTGAGAGCATATGGTGGACTCAAGGCATCCGATTATGCTGTGCCAGTATTGGGATTGATATTCCTAAAGTTTGCAGAAAACAAATACAGCCAGTATGAATCTGATATTTTGGATGAATATCAAAAGTCTAAAGGCACCAGAATGGAGCAGCCGATTCAAAAGATTGCGTTAGCCAAGTGTGGGTTTTACTTACCTGACAATGCTCGATTCAATTATTTGCTGAATCTGCCTGGTGAGGATAGCATGGCCAAAGCACTACGGGAAGCCATGGAAGGCATAGAAAAGCATCAGGATGCTAAGTTTCAGGATGTACTGCCGAAGGAGGCATACTTTGATATTGAAAAGAAAAAGAAGGACATCCTACCGCAACTTTTAAAGGCATTTTCCGACATACCTCAAGATGCTTCTGGTGATGTGTTTGGGAAGATTTACGAATACTTCTTAGGCAAGTTCGCCATGAGCGAGGGGCAGAAAGGTGGTGAATTCTTCACGCCAACATCAGTGGTACGTTTCATTGTAGAAGTCATTGAGCCTTACAAGGGAAAAATCTTTGATCCTGCCTGTGGTTCTGGTGGTATGTTCGTACAATCTGCTCATTTCTTGCAACATGAGAATCATGACCTCAGCGATATCTACGTCTGTGGACAAGAGTATATGGGCGAAACAGTACGATTGGCCAAAATGAACCTCATGGTTAACAACCTAAGGGGAGAGATCATAGAAACCAACTCTTACGAGGAAGATCCACATGAGAGCTTTGGGAAGTTTGACTATGTGATGGCTAATCCGCCATTCAATGTGAAGTCGGTAAAGGAAAGTACAGTTAAGGGAGACAAGCGTTTCTACCACTATGGTTTACCCAAAAACCAAGGGAAGAAAGAAGATAAAATCTCAGATGCCAATTATCTCTGGATTTCCCTTTTCGCCACTTCATTAAACAAAACAGGCAGAGCAGGTTTTGTGATGCCCAACTCTGCCAGTGATGCCAGAAATTCTGAATATGAGATCAGGAAAAAGATAGTTGACAGTGGCATAGTGGACTGCATGGTCAGTATGCCCTCCAACATGTTCTTTACGGTGACCCTTCCCGCTACCCTTTGGTTTTTTGATAAGCAAAAGGTGAATACCGGTCGCAAAGACAAAATCTTGTTTTTGGATGCGCGAAATGTTTACCGACAAATTGACCGAGCCCACAGAGAGTGGACAGAGGAGCATCAGCAAAATCTAGCTGCTATTGTACGGTTGTACCGTGGGGAAACAGATCGCTTTCTAGAACTCATTCACAACTATATCATCGATGCTGATGAAGCCATCAAAGCGGTATCCCCTGCAAAGGCCGAGCTGGAAAAGGTATTGGAGAAACTTAGCAAGGGATTGAAAGCCTATGCCGAGGAAACAAAAAATGAAAAGCGCACCCCAGCCAAAAAACAAGCCCTGGAAGAAGCTGATTTTTACAACAAACTGGCAGAATGGGAGCGAAGCAAACCTGAAAACATAAATCAAAAGGCTCTTTCCCAACCACTGGAAGAAACGCCCCAAGAAAATGCAGCCCAACATCAGGCAAGCGAGTACCTAAAAGCACTCATTGTACAATACAAAAATGAGGGGGATGCCTTAAAAAAGGATGTGAATTCACTCAGTGAACTCTGGAAACTGGCCGATAAACACGCCAAGCTTAAGAATGATAAAGCATGGACTACCAAAGACTTAATCCGTGCTGACAAAGTACTGGAAGCGAAGCTTGAACCTTATTCAGAAGCCGTAGCGCAAACCACCTACTGGTATGAAAATATCCACTGGCTGCAAAAGCGATTCCCGGATGCCAAGTACCAGGATGTGATCGGACTCTGCAAAATGGCTGATCGATCAGAGTATGCAGAGGAGCAGGATTATTCTTTGAATGCAGGAAGGTATGTTGGTGTTGAAATTGAGGCCGACAATATGACTGAAGAAGAATTTAGGAAGAAGGTTACTGGTAAGCTTATTGAATTAGATGATTTAAATAAAAAATCCCACGGAATAGAAAAACAAATTTACTCTTCTTTAAAATCAGTTCTGAATGCTTAA
- a CDS encoding restriction endonuclease subunit S encodes MLKRIKIGQLIREKKAHSQTGPFGTQLKASEYVDFGIPVINVRNIGMGDVRSDNLEYLNDSKALELKSHRLKKDDIVFGRKGAVERHSFITENENGWIQGSDCIRLRILTDEFNPKFISYFFRTYAHQQWMINLGSFGATMGSLNQEIISKIEIPDIPRSKQDEITTTLSAYDDLIENNNQRIKLLEEMAEEISKEWFVRMRFPATAGRPGYQDCKFFDQEGKEVPHGTPGALPEGWRDGVFGDLVEVKKGRNITASTIREGKVPVVAGGLTPAYYHDTPNTKSPTITVSASGANSGYVNLYYEDIWASDCSYVDSEMTDLLYFLYSTLRVRQKEVFHLQKGSAQPHVYPKDIMGLKLNLPENELLKKFENLINPFYTEIGVLKNKNQILQETRDLLLPRLISGKLDVSDLGINEPENMSMAAEPEGTYQMDNRTDAWQMIK; translated from the coding sequence ATGCTTAAGCGAATCAAAATAGGGCAGTTGATTCGTGAGAAAAAAGCACATTCTCAGACAGGACCTTTTGGCACGCAATTGAAAGCTTCTGAATATGTTGATTTTGGAATTCCAGTAATCAATGTGAGAAATATTGGAATGGGTGATGTCCGTTCTGATAATTTGGAATACCTGAATGATTCAAAAGCTCTAGAGTTAAAATCCCATCGACTTAAAAAAGATGATATTGTTTTTGGAAGAAAAGGTGCTGTAGAGAGACACTCATTTATAACCGAAAATGAGAATGGCTGGATTCAAGGATCAGATTGTATCAGATTAAGGATTCTTACTGATGAATTTAACCCCAAATTTATTTCTTATTTTTTCAGAACTTATGCACATCAGCAATGGATGATTAACCTTGGCTCATTTGGAGCCACAATGGGTTCTTTAAATCAGGAAATCATTTCAAAAATTGAAATCCCGGATATTCCACGATCAAAGCAAGATGAAATAACAACAACTCTCTCCGCCTATGACGACCTGATCGAAAACAACAACCAGCGCATCAAGCTGTTGGAAGAAATGGCCGAGGAAATCTCCAAAGAGTGGTTTGTACGCATGCGTTTCCCTGCCACGGCAGGCAGGCCAGGTTATCAGGATTGTAAGTTCTTTGATCAAGAGGGTAAAGAAGTGCCGCATGGAACGCCAGGTGCTTTGCCGGAGGGGTGGAGGGATGGTGTGTTTGGTGATTTGGTTGAGGTAAAAAAGGGACGGAACATTACAGCTTCAACCATTCGAGAAGGGAAAGTTCCAGTTGTTGCTGGAGGACTAACTCCAGCTTATTATCATGACACTCCAAATACGAAATCACCAACTATTACTGTTAGTGCTTCTGGTGCTAACTCAGGTTATGTAAATCTTTACTATGAAGACATTTGGGCTTCTGATTGTTCCTACGTGGATTCTGAAATGACTGACCTCCTTTATTTTCTTTATTCAACTCTAAGGGTCAGACAAAAGGAAGTTTTTCATTTACAAAAAGGATCAGCGCAGCCACATGTATATCCCAAGGATATTATGGGACTTAAACTGAATTTACCTGAGAATGAGCTTTTAAAGAAATTTGAAAATTTGATTAATCCATTTTACACCGAAATAGGTGTATTGAAAAATAAAAACCAAATCCTTCAAGAAACCCGAGACTTACTCTTACCACGTTTGATCAGTGGCAAGCTGGATGTATCAGATTTGGGTATAAATGAACCTGAAAATATGAGCATGGCTGCTGAGCCGGAAGGAACTTATCAAATGGATAACCGAACAGACGCATGGCAGATGATCAAATAA